CTCCCTGGCGTTTCGCCAATGGAAACACGCGGCGTCGTGGCCGTCGGCCACGTCGTGCAGGTGCGGAACCTCGGTTCGGCACGTCTCGTCCGCCAGCGGACAGCGCGGATTGAACGAACAGCCCTTCGGAAGCGACACGGGGTCGGGACTCGATCCCTCGATACCCTCGATGTCCATCGCCCGGTCCGAGATGTTCGGCACGGCGTTGAGCAACGCGCGAGTGTACGGGTGGGCAGCGTGGTCGAGGAGTTCGTCCGTCGGGCCGAGTTCGACGAGGTCGAAGGCGTACATCACGGCGAGGCGGTCGGCGAGGTCGGCGATCAGCGGCAGGTCGTGCGTGACGAACACCATTGCCAGGTCGTACTTCGCCTGTAGATCCTCCAGCATGCCTATGATGGACCGCTGCATGAGGAGGTCGAGCGCCGCGGTGGGTTCGTCCATGACGACCACGTTCGGGTCGTGGACGAGACCGAGCGCGATGAGCGCCCGCTGTTGCATCCCGCCCGACAGTTCGTGCGGATGCGAGCGGAGCACGCGGTCGCGTCGAGGTAGAGGTCGGTAAGTAGCTCGCGAGCGAACGCCATCCCCTCGGCGCGGTCGGCGTCGTGCGCGCGGAGCGTCTCTTCGAAGTGACTGCCGATGGTCATCGTCGGGTTGAACGCACTCTGAGCACCTTGGATGACGAACGATATCTCGTTCCAGCGGAGCGCGGTGAGTTCCTCGCGAGAGAGCGAGAGCACGTCCATCGGTTCGCCGCCGTCCGGCGGATGGTAGATAATTTCGCCGTCCACCTGTCCCGGCGAGACGATGCGTCCAGCATCGCGGAGGCGAGCATCGACTTTCCGGACCCGCTCTCGCCGACGATGCCGAGCACTTCGCCCGCGTGAACGTCGATGCTGACGTCGCGGAGAACGCGGGAGTCCCCACGGTCCATGCTGAAGGAAACGCTGGCGTCGCGTACTTCCAGGATCACGTCTTCGTCGGGGGGCGTGCTCGCTCCCGGCGTGGATCGATAGTTGGTCGCCATTTCGGCTACCTCCACCGGCCGTCGGTTTCGTGGTTCCGGACGGCGTGTCGATGGCTTTCGCAGGCGATTCGATTCGGGTTCGTGGTTCGTGCGGTGTACATGGGTCGTATCGTGGATCGTGAAGTCATCAGTTGTACCCTATCAGTCGGAGTCCGAGGTGGCCGAAGATGGCGTAAACGAAGGCGCTCGTCCCCAGTATGGCGAGCATTCCGGAGAGGACACCGTTCGTCACGAACGGGACGTACCCCGAGAGGAGGAGTGCAAGCACCCAGAAAACGACGCCCAACATGGTGACGAAGGCGATGAACGATTGACGGACTGCGAGCAACAGGGAGACGGTCTGCCCGTGGTCGGCTTCGACGCTCATTCGTCACCTCCGGCACTCTCGTGGCGGGCACGCAGTCGGACGTTGAACACCCGGTCGAGTCCCTGTGCGAGCAGGATGAATCCGAGCGAGATGAGGATGATGAATATCATCGGGATCAGCAACCAGTGGATCTGGTTCGGATTCGTCAAGTTCGCGTTGTTGTACGCTTTCTGCATCATGATCCCCCAGTTCAGATTCGATTGGGGGAGGATGTGGAGGAAGTACAACGCGACGGATTCGAAGATGATGCTCCGGGCGCTGTTGGCGAAATTCACCGAGATGTACGGCATCAGGTTCGATATGACGTCCTTTCGGAGGATGTGGAACTCCGAGAGGCCCATGATACGCGAGGCTTCGGTGAACGACTCCTCGCGGATGCTCAACACCTGCGAACGAATCGTGCGCGCCAACTTCGGCCAATTGTCGATTCCGAGGATGAGTCCGACGACCCACGACTGTTCCGGTTGATAGATGCTCGCCAGCACGATGACCAGCGCCAGTCCGGGAATCGTGAGGACGACGTCGGTGAGCGTCATCAGCGCGGAATCGGTGCGTCCGCCACGGTACCCCGCAACCGTCCCGATTATCGTTCCGAGACAGACCGAGAGCAGCGCACCGGCGAGAATCATTTCGAGCATCGCAGGTGCGGCGTGGACGACTTGCTTGAGAATCGACTTTCCATACACGTTCGTTCCGAGCGGGTACGCCCAGTCCTGGAACGGTGGGATGAATATCGGACCTTCCATCACCGTGGCCTTCGACACGAGAACGATACCGAACGGCTCGATGGCGACGATGGCTATAGCGACGAATCCCAGGAGGATGAGCGAACCGACGAGCGCGCGCCAGTCGTCCAACAACACCGCGGTCGGCGCGTAAATCCGTCGTTCGAACGACCGGCGTGCTTTCTCGCGCGTCGTCAGTTCGGGGACGTTCGACATCTGCGTGAAGATGCTGTCGTCGATACCACCCCTGGACCGCTCGCTCGTCCCGCCATCGGTCCGCGTGGTGGGTTTCTCGGAGTCGTCAATAGGATTCACGGCTGTTCCCTCCTTTGACGCGGGGATCGATGACGCCGTAGGTCAGGTCGGCGATGAGGATGCCGAGAAGCGTAATCGCGGTGAAGAAGATGAACGCTCCCATGATGACCGGATAATCTCGATTCATGAGCGCGTTGTACGTCACCAATCCCATCGCGGGATAGT
This sequence is a window from Haladaptatus sp. R4. Protein-coding genes within it:
- a CDS encoding ABC transporter permease, with the translated sequence MNPIDDSEKPTTRTDGGTSERSRGGIDDSIFTQMSNVPELTTREKARRSFERRIYAPTAVLLDDWRALVGSLILLGFVAIAIVAIEPFGIVLVSKATVMEGPIFIPPFQDWAYPLGTNVYGKSILKQVVHAAPAMLEMILAGALLSVCLGTIIGTVAGYRGGRTDSALMTLTDVVLTIPGLALVIVLASIYQPEQSWVVGLILGIDNWPKLARTIRSQVLSIREESFTEASRIMGLSEFHILRKDVISNLMPYISVNFANSARSIIFESVALYFLHILPQSNLNWGIMMQKAYNNANLTNPNQIHWLLIPMIFIILISLGFILLAQGLDRVFNVRLRARHESAGGDE